The Kineothrix sp. MB12-C1 genome includes a window with the following:
- the nrdG gene encoding anaerobic ribonucleoside-triphosphate reductase activating protein, which translates to MRYHNITKDDMLNGDGLRVVLWVSGCAHCCRECHNSVTWDPDGGLLFDDNAKKEIFEQLDKSYISGITFSGGDPLHVANRSDVREFMKEIKEKYPTKTIWLYTGDSWEDIYHYPLLQFVDVLVDGEFKVELKDPKLLWKGSSNQRVIDVKRSLLKEDANIPVLHCENYSS; encoded by the coding sequence ATGAGATATCATAATATAACCAAGGACGATATGCTGAATGGGGACGGTCTTCGGGTCGTTTTATGGGTCTCTGGCTGTGCGCACTGTTGCAGGGAATGCCACAATTCTGTTACTTGGGATCCGGATGGAGGGCTGCTTTTCGATGACAATGCAAAAAAAGAAATCTTCGAGCAGTTGGACAAATCCTATATTTCCGGTATTACTTTTTCAGGAGGCGATCCGTTGCATGTGGCCAACCGCTCGGATGTACGCGAATTCATGAAGGAGATTAAGGAGAAATATCCGACGAAAACTATCTGGCTCTATACCGGAGATTCGTGGGAGGATATCTATCACTATCCGCTTCTTCAGTTTGTGGATGTGCTTGTGGACGGCGAGTTCAAGGTAGAGTTAAAAGATCCTAAGCTTCTGTGGAAGGGGAGCAGCAACCAGAGAGTAATCGATGTGAAGCGCAGTTTGTTGAAGGAAGATGCGAACATCCCGGTCCTTCACTGTGAAAACTATTCCAGCTAA
- a CDS encoding DegV family protein, translating into MADFKIITNTTADLPLSYIEENNLGLMVFNYTIKGETYGKGHELDWKEFYELMRQGNMTMTSQVNPEECKEYFEEYLKETKELLYLCFSSGLSGTYSSACLAAEMVMEDNPGCKITVVDTKCASMGEGLLVDKAVQLKKNGKSMEETVAWVEENIPHLVHIFTVDDLNHLYRGGRVSKAAAVVGTIVGVKPVLHVDDEGHLIPISKVRGRKKSLNALVDFMEEKIGKYRDENDIIFISHGDSLEDAEFVRDEVKARFGIDNFMINHIGPTVGAHAGPGTIALFFMGETR; encoded by the coding sequence TTGGCAGATTTTAAAATTATAACAAATACTACGGCAGATTTGCCATTAAGCTATATTGAAGAAAACAATTTGGGCCTGATGGTTTTTAATTATACTATTAAGGGAGAAACTTACGGTAAGGGGCATGAACTTGATTGGAAGGAATTTTACGAGTTGATGCGTCAGGGGAACATGACAATGACTTCTCAAGTGAATCCCGAAGAGTGTAAAGAATATTTTGAGGAATATTTAAAAGAAACGAAGGAATTATTGTATTTATGCTTTTCCTCGGGACTGAGCGGGACGTATAGCAGTGCTTGTCTTGCGGCAGAAATGGTGATGGAAGATAATCCCGGCTGCAAGATTACCGTGGTGGATACGAAGTGTGCATCGATGGGTGAAGGACTTCTCGTTGACAAAGCGGTACAACTAAAGAAGAACGGAAAATCCATGGAGGAGACAGTTGCCTGGGTAGAGGAAAATATTCCTCACCTGGTACATATTTTTACAGTGGATGATTTGAATCATTTATACCGCGGTGGGCGCGTAAGCAAGGCGGCGGCAGTCGTTGGAACGATTGTAGGAGTAAAGCCGGTGCTTCATGTGGATGATGAAGGTCATCTAATTCCGATTTCCAAAGTGAGAGGACGTAAAAAGTCTCTGAATGCATTGGTAGATTTTATGGAAGAAAAGATTGGAAAATATCGGGATGAGAATGATATTATTTTTATTAGTCATGGAGATTCATTGGAGGATGCGGAGTTTGTCCGGGATGAGGTCAAGGCGAGATTTGGAATTGACAATTTCATGATTAACCATATAGGTCCGACAGTAGGTGCCCATGCAGGTCCGGGAACGATAGCACTTTTCTTTATGGGAGAAACGAGATAG
- a CDS encoding HAD-IA family hydrolase, with protein sequence MFDKVGIKNINPEVFQEKYADALGSVYYFQDDSYELLKSLKGRYRQYLVTNGISYTQRKKLGLSGFDQLVEDIFVSEEIGVPKPQKEYFDYCFSRIPDFRLEQTIIVGDSLSSDMLGGNQAGITTCWYNPNGFKNNSDIKIDYEIRNLQEIKTIL encoded by the coding sequence TTGTTCGATAAAGTTGGGATAAAGAATATAAATCCGGAAGTATTTCAAGAAAAATATGCTGATGCTTTAGGAAGTGTATATTACTTTCAGGATGATTCTTATGAGTTATTAAAGAGCTTAAAGGGACGTTATCGGCAATATCTTGTTACGAATGGGATTTCTTATACACAGAGGAAGAAGTTGGGTTTATCCGGATTTGATCAACTCGTCGAAGATATCTTCGTATCGGAAGAGATCGGAGTACCTAAGCCGCAGAAAGAATACTTTGATTATTGTTTCTCACGTATTCCTGATTTTAGATTGGAGCAAACGATTATTGTAGGTGATTCCTTAAGCAGCGATATGTTGGGCGGCAATCAGGCCGGAATTACAACTTGCTGGTATAATCCGAATGGCTTTAAGAATAATTCCGATATAAAAATTGATTATGAGATCAGAAATTTACAAGAAATCAAAACAATTTTATAA